In Schizosaccharomyces osmophilus chromosome 2, complete sequence, the following proteins share a genomic window:
- a CDS encoding plasma membrane ThrE amino acid transmembrane transporter family protein has protein sequence MEGNRRVRFNTERRHFLNNSQAPYTNPTTYQRPPPSFSIEEGDEESDEDDGPQFLNVHRAPSPAVHRQTGSAGSTDNGNLNIPSLPSPVASRPVSDNNSIDERYASSIRTQDSPNQSLTNIAKRPTLDRSHSAPMIGMNNMENNSATDLTSTIPKVPSSVNEAYKLVAAHTSAKLEHMRLNAMKNTGENTDEENEKDPFEDELDILSHPKNYKAGVLSSLLKLYTNADTVTSSRISLKQPNASKLQKHSQLSSSHSLTDLMRASNQTFMGPAVGFQSRDDLSNLPKLPNQKSKKFHFPHHSKKPSSLNEKYKITVHLADVLQRQKYILKLCRALMTHGAPSHRLEEHMSSTAKVLEIEGQFLYVPGCMIISFGDTNTHTSDMHIVRVNQTVDLGKLKLVHDVYKAVVHDLMSVEEAINGLDTILKSPPYFKTWILVVTYGFASAFILPIAFSGGWIDLPISFFLGLIIGSLQLLIAPRSPLYNSLLEVTGSILTSFLSRAFGSIFHDRANKSNPIFCFAALAEGAIVLILPGYIVLCGSLELQSKNIVAGSVRMFYAIIYSLFLSFGIAIGAALYGWMDHHATSEYTCSVERYIDDKWRILFVPLFTVCLLIVNQARPSQWPVSLFISCVGYIVNYFTTQKHFKNTAAIGNAIAAFVIGCLGNLYSRLGQGVAFAAVLPAIFVQVPSGLAAQGGVKFGIDLATQISNNSNSTTSDDSSFNTSSLSFGINMVQIAIGISVGLFASALVIYPFGKRRSGLFSF, from the coding sequence ATGAAGAGTCAGACGAAGATGATGGACCGCAATTTCTGAACGTCCATAGAGCACCTTCACCAGCTGTTCATAGACAGACGGGGTCTGCGGGTTCTACGGACAATGGAAACTTAAATATTCCATCATTGCCAAGTCCTGTTGCATCTAGACCAGTGTCCGATAACAACAGCATTGATGAACGTTATGCATCGAGTATTCGAACGCAAGATAGCCCAAATCAATCACTTACTAATATTGCCAAGAGACCCACTTTAGATCGAAGTCATTCTGCCCCTATGATTGGAATGAATAATATGGAAAACAACTCGGCTACGGATTTGACTTCTACTATTCCTAAAGTACCATCATCTGTAAATGAAGCTTATAAACTTGTTGCGGCGCATACTTCGGCAAAATTGGAACACATGAGATTGAATGCAATGAAGAATACAGGAGAGAACACTGACgaagagaatgaaaaagacccttttgaagatgaattAGACATATTAAGTCATCCCAAGAACTACAAAGCTGGTGTTCTTTCTAGCTTGCTAAAGCTGTATACGAATGCTGACACAGTTACGTCGAGTagaatttcattaaaaCAACCAAATGCCTCTAAGCTACAAAAGCATTCACAATTATCTTCCAGTCATTCGCTTACAGATCTTATGCGTGCATCAAATCAGACATTTATGGGTCCAGCTGTAGGATTTCAGTCCCGTGATGATTTATCGAATCTTCCGAAATTGCCGAatcaaaaatccaaaaagtttCACTTTCCAcatcattcaaaaaagccTTCGtctttaaatgaaaaatacaaaattacCGTTCACCTGGCAGACGTACTACAAAGGcaaaaatacattttaAAGCTTTGTCGAGCACTTATGACTCATGGTGCACCCAGCCACCGGTTGGAGGAGCACATGTCCTCTACTGCAAAAGTTCTGGAGATCGAGGGACAATTCTTATATGTTCCCGGTTGTATGATAATTTCGTTTGGAGATACAAACACCCATACCTCTGATATGCATATCGTACGTGTTAATCAGACGGTTGACCTGGGGAAGTTGAAGTTAGTTCACGATGTTTATAAAGCTGTTGTTCATGATTTGATGAGCGTTGAGGAAGCGATCAATGGACTAGACACTATTCTAAAATCACCTCCTTATTTTAAGACTTGGATATTAGTTGTAACTTATGGTTTCGCAAGTGCCTTTATTCTACCAATCGCATTTTCTGGCGGTTGGATTGATCTTccaatttccttttttttgggtttaATTATCGGATCTCTTCAACTACTTATTGCCCCAAGGTCGCCCTTGTACAATAGTCTACTGGAGGTCACCGGTTCTATTCTAACTTCCTTTTTGAGTCGAGCATTCGGAAGCATTTTTCATGATCGCGCAAATAAGTCGAATCCTATCTTCTGTTTTGCAGCCTTAGCAGAAGGTGCAATTGTGCTAATCCTTCCTGGTTATATCGTCCTGTGCGGATCTCTTGAATTGCAAAGTAAAAACATTGTTGCAGGAAGTGTTCGAATGTTTTATGcaattatttattcattatttttgaGTTTTGGTATCGCTATAGGTGCAGCTCTTTATGGATGGATGGATCATCATGCAACCTCGGAATACACTTGTAGTGTTGAGCGATATATTGACGATAAATGGagaattttatttgttcCTCTTTTTACCGTATGCTTACTAATTGTAAATCAGGCACGACCGTCACAATGGCCAGTGTCTTTATTCATATCTTGTGTTGGTTACATTGTCAATTATTTTACGACCCAAAAACATTTTAAGAATACAGCGGCCATAGGAAATGCTATAGCAGCCTTTGTTATTGGTTGTCTTGGAAATCTGTACTCTCGTCTAGGCCAAGGTGTCGCATTTGCTGCCGTTTTGCCAGCCATCTTTGTGCAAGTACCTTCCGGTTTGGCTGCCCAAGGCGGTGTCAAGTTTGGAATTGATTTGGCTACCCAAATTAGTAACAACAGCAACTCAACCACTTCCGATgactcttcttttaatacTAGTTCTCTCTCGTTCGGTATAAATATGGTTCAGATAGCTATCGGTATTTCCGTTGGTTTATTTGCCTCTGCGTTAGTCATTTATCCTTTTGGAAAACGGCGCTCTGGTTTATTCAGTTTTTAa
- a CDS encoding NmrA-like family, whose translation MAPSILIVGATGNTGRSVTETLPKLLKSSNTLSEYRLIALTRSSESPMARQLAGLPGVEVIEKNWVEITSDWLHEHQVVRAFIASHNEPNQFAEESTFHVAALNAGIKYVVRISTTAANVRPDCNAYYPRTHWAIEALLSSPEFSSLQWTSLQPNVFSSFYLSTAAEFIKKYRKTGKQDTLRIWGSKDAAVGIIDSYDVGVFAAHLLSQDDPTAYNRAKYVLNGPTDITGKQIVDMVEQHIGTQVKEVSYQDVSFIDSLYELNHAANGQSKNVILSIKHALETAWEGKCSASTTSSEVLELAAPKRTPADVLKTLLEV comes from the coding sequence ATGGCTCCTTCCATCCTCATTGTCGGAGCCACTGGTAACACTGGCCGCAGTGTAACTGAAACCCTGCCGAAGTTGCTGAAATCAAGCAACACTTTGTCTGAGTACCGCCTCATTGCTCTTACTCGCTCCTCGGAGAGTCCAATGGCACGACAGCTTGCCGGACTGCCTGGAGTTGAAGTGATAGAGAAGAATTGGGTTGAAATCACCTCTGACTGGCTTCATGAACACCAAGTAGTCAGAGCGTTCATTGCATCCCACAACGAACCGAATCAATTCGCCGAAGAGTCAACATTCCACGTTGCCGCCCTCAACGCTGGTATCAAATATGTTGTGCGGATCTCGACAACTGCTGCGAACGTCCGTCCGGATTGCAACGCTTACTATCCGCGCACGCATTGGGCAATTGAGGCTCTCCTGAGCTCGCCGGAATTCAGCAGCTTGCAGTGGACTTCTCTTCAGCCGAACGTTTTTTCATCGTTTTACCTTTCCACCGCCGCCgaatttattaaaaagtATCGTAAAACTGGAAAGCAGGATACCCTTAGGATATGGGGGTCGAAGGATGCGGCCGTTGGCATTATCGACTCTTATGATGTTGGAGTCTTTGCTGCTCATCTCTTATCCCAAGATGATCCTACTGCGTATAACCGGGCCAAATATGTTCTGAATGGACCCACGGATATCACGGGGAAACAGATTGTGGACATGGTCGAGCAGCATATTGGTACGCAAGTCAAGGAAGTTAGCTATCAAGACGTATCGTTCATTGACTCACTTTATGAGCTCAATCACGCCGCAAACGGTCAATCAAAGAACGTTATCCTGTCCATCAAACACGCCCTGGAGACGGCGTGGGAAGGCAAATGCTCAGCTTCCACAACCAGCAGCGAAGTACTTGAGCTCGCTGCGCCAAAGCGTACACCTGCCGATGTTTTAAAGACACTCTTAGAGGTGTAA